One window of the Bacteroidales bacterium genome contains the following:
- a CDS encoding WbuC family cupin fold metalloprotein, with the protein MHKIDYKAIENLSNEAKKSERKRINLNIHKQSNDPIQRFLNAMEPGTYIRPHKHDNPAKRELFAVVKGKFAIVEFDNLGNITDYAILSQNSDNYAVEIEPKSYHTVIALEKSSIALEIKDGPYNPENDKNFASWAPPESDKNNATEFLNKIIEKLNLKNM; encoded by the coding sequence ATGCATAAAATTGACTATAAAGCCATAGAAAACCTTTCAAATGAAGCAAAGAAGAGCGAAAGAAAACGCATAAATCTAAATATACATAAACAAAGCAACGACCCAATTCAGCGTTTTTTAAATGCGATGGAGCCCGGAACATATATCAGACCGCATAAGCACGACAATCCTGCAAAACGAGAATTATTTGCAGTTGTAAAAGGCAAATTTGCAATTGTTGAATTTGATAATCTTGGAAATATTACAGATTATGCGATTTTAAGCCAAAATTCCGACAACTATGCTGTTGAAATTGAGCCAAAATCGTACCATACAGTAATTGCTCTCGAAAAAAGCTCAATAGCACTTGAAATAAAAGACGGACCGTATAATCCCGAAAACGACAAAAACTTTGCATCTTGGGCTCCGCCTGAATCAGACAAAAATAATGCAACCGAATTTTTAAATAAAATTATTGAGAAGTTAAATCTAAAAAATATGTAA
- a CDS encoding mannose-6-phosphate isomerase → MNEIYPLKFKPQFLSKLWGGSNISKIDFLKDAPKDDCGEAWLLSGVENHQSVVANGFLEGNELNELVEVYMADLVGEEVFEKYGEVFPILIKMIDTNDWLSVQAHPDNELAMKNHGIPFGKTEMWYILKASENAALLNGFKKETYQDEIQKSIKNNKLPELLNNIKPLPEETYFTPARKIHALGPGLTLLEIQQTSDFTYRLYDWGRTDNNGNPRELHIDKGLDALNYEDTSTGKMAPQKKDNISETLVSCPEFITNKIKLKPNCKVNREYVILDSFVILIATKGNAKYIFNDKKETLNMGECVLIPACIEEISIITEENSAEILEIYIKI, encoded by the coding sequence ATGAATGAAATTTATCCTTTAAAATTCAAGCCTCAATTTCTTTCCAAACTTTGGGGAGGAAGCAATATTTCAAAAATAGACTTTCTTAAAGACGCTCCAAAAGACGATTGTGGAGAAGCATGGTTGCTATCAGGCGTGGAAAATCATCAGAGCGTTGTTGCAAATGGCTTTTTAGAAGGAAATGAATTAAACGAATTGGTTGAAGTTTACATGGCGGACTTGGTCGGCGAAGAAGTTTTTGAAAAATATGGCGAAGTCTTTCCAATACTAATAAAAATGATTGACACCAATGATTGGCTGTCTGTGCAGGCGCATCCCGACAATGAGCTAGCAATGAAAAATCATGGGATTCCTTTTGGGAAAACGGAAATGTGGTATATATTAAAAGCTAGCGAAAATGCGGCTTTGCTCAATGGCTTTAAAAAAGAAACCTATCAAGACGAAATACAAAAATCTATAAAAAACAATAAGCTGCCTGAATTGCTGAATAATATTAAGCCATTGCCAGAGGAAACGTATTTCACCCCAGCAAGAAAAATACATGCCTTAGGTCCAGGACTAACCTTGCTTGAAATCCAGCAAACAAGCGATTTTACTTACAGGCTCTACGATTGGGGACGAACTGATAACAACGGAAATCCGCGCGAGCTGCATATTGACAAAGGTCTTGATGCTTTAAATTATGAAGACACTAGCACAGGCAAAATGGCTCCGCAGAAAAAAGACAACATCTCCGAAACATTAGTAAGCTGCCCAGAATTTATAACTAACAAAATCAAGCTAAAGCCTAATTGCAAAGTAAATCGAGAATATGTGATTTTGGATTCGTTTGTGATATTGATTGCTACAAAAGGAAATGCAAAATATATTTTTAACGACAAAAAAGAAACTTTAAATATGGGCGAATGTGTATTAATTCCCGCTTGCATTGAAGAAATAAGCATAATCACAGAAGAAAATTCAGCAGAAATTTTAGAAATTTATATAAAAATCTAG
- the miaA gene encoding tRNA (adenosine(37)-N6)-dimethylallyltransferase MiaA, with translation MEIHELMVILGPTASGKTALAVKMADILNAEIISADSRQVYKGLNIGTGKDLCEYENDGKPIKHHLIDILEPEQPYNAFLFKTDAIKAAINIQSRGKLPLICGGTGLYIETLLLDYRFYKASRNEQFRAVAENMSNEELAEEIMSLGAELSDEDKCNRHRLIRRLEVLKYESESEKTQDKPLKIGNLHVFGIELPRKIICQKISERLKSRIDNGMIEEVEGLIKSGVSLKWLNSLGLEYRFVSKYLNGEISREEMFTLLEIAIHQFAKRQATWFRRMEKRGIKINWIDGLALLEEKVEYILEIVDFGLEK, from the coding sequence ATGGAAATTCATGAGTTAATGGTTATATTGGGACCTACTGCTAGCGGGAAAACGGCTTTGGCAGTGAAAATGGCTGATATTCTGAATGCTGAAATAATTAGTGCGGACAGCCGGCAAGTTTATAAAGGCTTGAATATTGGCACTGGTAAAGATTTGTGTGAATACGAAAACGATGGAAAGCCTATTAAACATCATTTGATAGATATTTTGGAGCCGGAGCAGCCTTATAATGCTTTTTTATTTAAAACCGATGCTATAAAAGCTGCGATAAATATTCAATCGAGGGGAAAGCTGCCATTGATTTGCGGAGGAACAGGGCTGTATATTGAAACTTTATTGCTAGATTATAGATTTTACAAAGCAAGCAGAAATGAGCAATTTCGAGCTGTTGCAGAAAATATGAGCAATGAAGAATTGGCTGAAGAAATTATGAGTTTAGGTGCAGAACTTTCTGATGAAGATAAATGCAATAGACATAGGCTTATTCGTCGTTTAGAAGTGCTAAAATATGAGTCAGAAAGCGAAAAAACACAAGATAAGCCTCTGAAAATAGGCAATTTGCATGTGTTTGGAATAGAGCTACCAAGAAAAATTATTTGCCAAAAAATTTCCGAACGCTTAAAATCAAGAATTGATAATGGTATGATAGAAGAAGTTGAAGGGCTGATTAAATCAGGTGTTTCGCTGAAATGGCTCAATTCGCTTGGTCTTGAATATCGCTTTGTGAGCAAATATCTTAATGGTGAAATTAGCCGCGAAGAGATGTTCACATTGCTGGAAATAGCTATACATCAATTTGCTAAACGTCAGGCTACATGGTTCAGAAGAATGGAAAAAAGAGGCATTAAAATAAACTGGATTGACGGCTTAGCTTTGCTTGAAGAAAAAGTAGAATATATTTTGGAAATCGTGGATTTTGGCTTGGAGAAATGA
- a CDS encoding ABC transporter permease, which produces MNYSRIIANRLLSKKSDSIAKPVIRVSVFSIAISIMVMLVAFAIIRGFQHEVREKIIGFGSHIQIRPFNTNNSLEQPPMQVNRDDLQALNSIEGIKAVFPFVEKGGLIKADSSVNGVVLKGIDKNFDFSFLSKNLKEGKILTFSDTINNGILISQKLASTLGLGVDSPLRIYFIMPNEMQPRGRKFTVSGIFNSGMAEFDKIYAVCDMRQLQKLNKWGDSLASGYEILINNFDDLPRIMSDVNNTIYYDLRATDIKTSQYQLFSWLDLLDTNVLIILILMTIVAVINIISIILVLILERIPFIGLFKALGSGNSLIRNIFIRITMRLLLNGIIIGNVLGLGLIFIQQQFHLFPLNEEMYYLDHIPALLQWDYILGVNVGVFAISFLAIFIPALVIRNINPSLALQHK; this is translated from the coding sequence TTGAATTATTCAAGGATTATAGCAAATCGTTTGTTGTCTAAAAAGTCGGACAGTATTGCAAAACCTGTGATACGTGTTTCGGTTTTTAGCATAGCAATTAGCATTATGGTTATGCTTGTTGCTTTTGCGATTATAAGAGGGTTTCAGCATGAGGTGAGGGAAAAAATTATTGGCTTTGGCTCGCATATTCAAATACGTCCTTTCAATACAAATAATTCGCTTGAGCAGCCGCCAATGCAAGTAAATCGCGATGATTTGCAAGCTTTAAATTCTATTGAAGGCATTAAAGCTGTTTTTCCTTTTGTGGAAAAAGGCGGGCTGATAAAAGCAGACAGCAGCGTAAATGGCGTCGTTTTGAAAGGAATTGACAAAAATTTTGACTTTTCTTTTTTAAGTAAAAATTTAAAAGAAGGAAAAATTTTGACTTTTTCAGACACCATTAATAATGGAATTTTAATATCGCAGAAGCTGGCTTCTACACTGGGTTTGGGAGTTGACTCGCCTTTGAGAATATATTTTATTATGCCTAACGAAATGCAGCCGCGTGGGAGAAAATTCACTGTTTCGGGAATATTTAATTCTGGCATGGCTGAATTTGATAAAATATATGCTGTGTGCGACATGCGGCAACTTCAAAAGCTAAACAAATGGGGCGATTCTTTGGCGAGTGGCTACGAAATTTTAATTAATAATTTTGACGATTTGCCAAGAATAATGAGCGATGTGAACAACACTATTTATTATGATTTGAGGGCAACGGATATAAAAACAAGTCAGTATCAGCTTTTTAGCTGGCTGGATTTGCTAGATACAAATGTGTTGATAATCCTAATTTTGATGACGATTGTTGCTGTGATAAATATAATTTCAATCATTCTTGTGTTGATTTTAGAGCGTATTCCTTTTATTGGGCTTTTCAAAGCTTTAGGGTCTGGCAACAGCCTTATACGCAATATTTTTATAAGAATTACTATGCGATTGCTTTTAAATGGAATAATTATCGGAAATGTTTTGGGATTGGGACTTATTTTTATTCAACAGCAATTTCATCTTTTCCCTTTGAATGAAGAAATGTATTATTTAGACCATATCCCAGCATTGTTGCAATGGGACTACATTTTAGGTGTGAATGTGGGCGTTTTTGCAATTTCTTTCCTTGCGATTTTTATTCCAGCTCTCGTTATTAGAAACATTAATCCGTCATTGGCGTTGCAACATAAATAA
- a CDS encoding DUF1343 domain-containing protein, translating into MKILLTFIFAFFTISVNAQQHIKPLAIVYDSTVLNGAERINEYLPLLQNNRVGIVANHTSMVGNKHLVDTLLSLGVDISAVFAPEHGFRGNHADGAIIKTYIDSITKIPIVSLYGSSLRPEKKDLSSIDIIIFDIQDVGARFYTYISTMHYMMEACAENNIKMIVFDRPNPNGFYVDGPVLNAAYKSFVGMHQIPIVHGLTVGELALMINGEHWLKNNLHCDLTVIPCENWDHSKLYQLPINPSPNLISMDAIYLYPSLCLFEGTIVSVGRGTLRPFEIIGHPLLKGSSFSFMPKPIKGMSEKPPHNGKLCYGFDLKNYAKKTATPYGELRLNWLIEMYCELYPNQEAGDFFKNSSFDRLAGNSNLRNQIINGTNENTIKKSWQADLKKYKSIRKKYLLYEDFE; encoded by the coding sequence ATGAAAATTTTACTAACATTTATTTTTGCATTTTTTACAATTAGCGTCAATGCTCAACAGCATATTAAACCATTAGCAATAGTGTACGATTCAACTGTTTTAAATGGTGCTGAAAGAATAAATGAATATTTACCACTATTGCAAAACAATCGCGTAGGAATAGTTGCAAATCACACTTCCATGGTGGGCAATAAGCATTTAGTTGATACATTGCTTTCATTGGGAGTTGACATATCTGCTGTTTTCGCTCCAGAACATGGTTTTAGAGGGAATCACGCCGATGGAGCAATTATAAAAACATATATTGACAGTATCACAAAAATTCCTATTGTCTCACTCTATGGCTCTTCGCTAAGACCTGAAAAGAAGGATTTATCAAGCATAGACATTATCATTTTCGACATTCAAGATGTTGGAGCACGCTTCTATACATACATTTCAACTATGCACTACATGATGGAAGCTTGTGCTGAAAACAATATAAAAATGATTGTTTTTGACCGCCCAAATCCTAATGGCTTTTATGTTGATGGACCAGTGCTAAACGCAGCATATAAAAGTTTTGTAGGTATGCACCAAATTCCAATCGTGCATGGACTAACCGTTGGAGAACTAGCATTAATGATAAATGGAGAGCATTGGCTGAAAAACAATTTGCACTGCGATTTAACCGTTATTCCGTGCGAAAACTGGGATCATTCAAAACTTTACCAACTACCAATAAATCCATCTCCCAACCTAATTTCTATGGATGCTATCTATCTGTATCCGTCTTTGTGCCTATTTGAAGGAACAATTGTTAGCGTTGGCAGAGGCACTCTAAGACCATTTGAAATTATTGGGCATCCGCTTTTAAAAGGCAGTTCTTTTTCATTTATGCCAAAACCAATAAAAGGAATGTCAGAAAAACCGCCACACAACGGCAAACTGTGCTATGGTTTTGATTTGAAAAATTATGCTAAAAAAACAGCAACGCCATACGGAGAATTAAGGCTGAATTGGCTTATAGAGATGTATTGCGAGCTTTATCCAAATCAAGAGGCTGGAGATTTTTTCAAAAACAGTTCTTTTGACAGACTTGCAGGAAATAGCAACTTGAGAAATCAAATCATAAATGGCACAAACGAAAATACTATAAAAAAATCTTGGCAGGCGGATTTAAAAAAATACAAGTCTATTAGAAAAAAGTATTTGCTGTACGAAGATTTTGAGTGA
- a CDS encoding thymidylate synthase has product MKQYHDLLKHVLANGIKKTDRTGTGTVSVFGYQMRFNLQEGFPLLTTKKLHTKSILHELLWFLKGDTNIKYLKDNNVSIWDEWADENGNLGPVYGYQWRKWNNSDKEPIDQISDVINQIKTNPDSRRLIVSAWNVADIPKMKLPPCHLLFQFYVAENKLSCQLYQRSADIFLGVPFNIASYAFLTHMIAQVTDLQVGDFVHTLGDAHLYSNHIEQANIQLSRDFLKLPKLELNPDVKNIFDFKFEDFSITNYNAHPHIKASVSV; this is encoded by the coding sequence ATGAAGCAATATCATGATTTGTTAAAACATGTGCTTGCAAACGGCATAAAGAAAACAGACCGCACTGGCACTGGCACTGTAAGCGTTTTTGGTTATCAAATGCGATTTAATTTACAAGAAGGTTTTCCACTTTTAACCACGAAAAAACTGCACACAAAAAGCATTTTACACGAGCTATTGTGGTTCTTAAAAGGCGATACAAACATAAAATATTTGAAAGATAACAACGTAAGCATCTGGGACGAATGGGCTGACGAAAATGGAAACTTAGGTCCTGTTTACGGCTACCAATGGCGTAAGTGGAACAATTCTGACAAAGAACCTATTGACCAAATTTCTGATGTAATAAATCAAATAAAAACAAATCCCGACTCTCGCAGACTTATCGTTAGCGCATGGAATGTAGCCGATATTCCAAAAATGAAATTACCTCCATGCCATTTGCTTTTTCAATTTTATGTAGCTGAAAACAAGTTATCGTGCCAACTTTATCAACGTAGTGCTGATATTTTCCTTGGCGTGCCTTTTAATATTGCGTCATACGCTTTTCTAACGCACATGATTGCTCAAGTTACAGATTTGCAAGTTGGCGATTTTGTCCACACACTTGGAGATGCACACCTTTATTCAAATCACATAGAACAAGCAAATATTCAGCTAAGCAGGGATTTTCTAAAGTTGCCAAAACTTGAATTAAATCCTGATGTTAAAAATATTTTTGATTTTAAATTCGAGGACTTTTCTATTACAAACTACAATGCACATCCACACATAAAAGCAAGCGTGTCTGTATAA
- a CDS encoding dihydrofolate reductase, translating to MIKAIPNLSMIVAADNNNGIGIKNTLPWRLSDDLRRFKSITTGHTVIMGKNTWFSLPKRPLPNRRNIVITSKPFGESGAIKVGSLNEIFEQCKNDTENFIIGGGKLYEQLLPYASKIYLTRVDGDFETDTFFPKLNPNEWCLTEQSEKFKDSKSSIHYTYLIFKRIM from the coding sequence ATGATTAAAGCAATTCCAAACCTAAGTATGATTGTTGCGGCAGACAACAATAACGGTATTGGCATAAAAAACACTTTGCCTTGGCGACTATCCGATGATTTAAGACGATTCAAATCTATAACCACAGGACACACTGTAATAATGGGCAAAAACACTTGGTTTTCGCTGCCAAAACGCCCTCTACCAAATAGACGCAATATTGTTATCACGTCGAAACCTTTTGGAGAAAGTGGAGCTATCAAAGTAGGTTCGCTAAATGAAATTTTTGAGCAATGCAAAAATGACACTGAAAACTTTATTATTGGCGGTGGAAAACTTTATGAACAATTGCTTCCGTATGCTTCAAAAATTTATCTAACCCGCGTAGATGGCGATTTTGAAACTGATACTTTTTTCCCAAAATTAAATCCTAACGAATGGTGTCTTACAGAACAATCTGAGAAATTTAAAGACTCAAAATCTAGCATACATTACACATATTTAATTTTTAAAAGAATTATGTAA
- a CDS encoding nucleoside permease, translated as MGLKFRLIIMNFLQFFVWGAWMMTLAHYGFVEKGWSGSEFGLVFSTMGFASIIMPTLFGIIADKWKANYVYAILHILFGATMLVLPSINSPIAFFWVLLVAMSFYMPTIGLTNSISFSVLKKNGEDPVVAFPPIRVWGTIGFIVAMWTTNFFTKDWGLGYSIKVSFIIAAILAFVLGVFSFFSLPTIKSENKHSNEKKSFVQKLGLEAFVLFKDKKMALFFIFSLLLGAALQLTNAYGDAFLQDASVFPEGSLINNFSTIILSVSQISETLFILAIPFFMKRFGIKKVMLISMIAWVLRFGLFGIAENTVVGFVLIILSCIIYGMAFDFFNISGALFVEKNTDSSIQSSAQGLFMLMTNGIGAVVGNIVAGLVIQKWFETPVFNQVTKEIVYVKDWPGIWLTFAAYALVVAILFAIFFKYKYNPEDVKSVAN; from the coding sequence ATGGGACTTAAATTTAGATTAATAATCATGAATTTTCTCCAATTTTTTGTTTGGGGAGCTTGGATGATGACATTGGCACATTATGGTTTTGTTGAAAAAGGCTGGAGCGGCTCTGAATTTGGCTTAGTCTTTTCTACCATGGGTTTTGCTTCGATAATTATGCCTACTCTTTTTGGAATTATTGCCGATAAATGGAAAGCAAATTATGTTTATGCTATTTTGCACATTTTATTTGGGGCTACAATGTTGGTTTTACCATCAATAAATTCTCCTATTGCTTTTTTCTGGGTATTGTTAGTGGCAATGAGTTTTTATATGCCAACCATAGGTCTTACAAATTCAATAAGTTTTAGTGTTTTGAAAAAAAATGGAGAAGATCCTGTTGTAGCTTTTCCACCAATTCGCGTATGGGGAACTATTGGGTTTATTGTTGCAATGTGGACTACAAACTTTTTTACAAAAGACTGGGGACTCGGATATAGCATAAAAGTTTCTTTTATCATTGCTGCAATTTTAGCATTTGTTTTAGGTGTTTTTTCTTTCTTTTCTTTACCAACAATAAAGAGTGAAAACAAACACAGTAATGAGAAAAAGTCTTTTGTTCAAAAATTAGGCTTAGAAGCTTTTGTGCTTTTTAAAGATAAAAAAATGGCTTTGTTTTTTATTTTTAGCTTACTATTAGGTGCTGCGTTACAACTTACCAACGCTTATGGCGATGCTTTTTTGCAAGATGCTTCGGTATTTCCTGAAGGTAGCTTAATAAATAATTTTTCAACAATAATACTTTCGGTTTCTCAAATCTCTGAAACATTATTTATTCTTGCTATTCCATTCTTTATGAAAAGATTTGGAATTAAAAAAGTTATGCTTATTAGTATGATTGCTTGGGTTTTACGTTTTGGACTATTTGGAATAGCTGAAAATACAGTTGTAGGCTTTGTGTTAATAATTTTATCTTGCATTATTTACGGAATGGCATTCGACTTTTTCAATATATCTGGTGCTTTATTTGTTGAAAAAAATACAGATTCTTCTATTCAATCATCAGCTCAAGGTTTGTTTATGCTTATGACAAATGGTATTGGTGCTGTTGTGGGAAACATTGTAGCAGGTTTAGTAATTCAAAAGTGGTTTGAAACTCCAGTTTTTAATCAAGTTACTAAAGAAATTGTGTATGTTAAAGATTGGCCCGGGATTTGGCTAACATTTGCAGCTTATGCTTTGGTTGTAGCTATCTTGTTTGCTATATTTTTCAAATACAAATACAATCCTGAAGATGTAAAAAGTGTAGCCAACTAG
- a CDS encoding bifunctional nuclease family protein, translating into MEKVELEITGINYSYSQSGAYTLILSEIGGSRRLPIIIGQFEAQSIAIEFEKLKPSRPLTHDLFKKFANTFHVKLNEVVINKFEEGVFYSILVFEKENQFYTVDARTSDAVALAIRFNCPIYTDEEILKEIGVMFEVNSEKNTDNDIKSEEEDRENELSLLSDEELNDMLNEAVESENFELASLIRDELKKRK; encoded by the coding sequence ATGGAAAAAGTTGAATTAGAAATAACGGGTATAAATTATAGCTATTCTCAGAGTGGAGCATATACTTTAATTTTGTCGGAAATAGGTGGTAGCCGCCGTTTGCCGATTATTATTGGACAGTTTGAGGCTCAAAGTATAGCTATAGAATTTGAAAAATTAAAACCATCTCGACCGTTGACACATGATCTTTTTAAAAAATTTGCCAATACATTTCATGTGAAATTAAATGAAGTTGTTATAAATAAATTTGAAGAGGGTGTTTTTTATAGCATTTTGGTGTTTGAAAAAGAAAATCAATTTTACACTGTTGATGCTCGCACAAGCGATGCCGTAGCGCTTGCAATACGCTTCAATTGTCCGATTTACACAGATGAGGAAATTTTAAAAGAAATAGGTGTAATGTTTGAAGTTAATTCTGAAAAAAATACAGATAATGATATTAAGAGTGAAGAAGAAGATAGAGAGAACGAATTGAGTTTGTTATCTGATGAAGAATTAAATGATATGCTAAATGAAGCTGTGGAAAGCGAAAACTTTGAATTAGCATCTTTAATTAGAGATGAATTAAAAAAACGAAAATAA
- the lipB gene encoding lipoyl(octanoyl) transferase LipB, with protein MFIEYRDIGKIGYKPAWEYQQELLDKLVSMRKENDYASNPFAGWFLAVEHPHVYTLGKSGNEQNMLLNIMQLHAKNAEFVHTNRGGDITYHGPGQMVGYPIIDLDKLHLSVRKYIFLMEESIISAMSAYGINCERMENATGVWIDANIKGKARKICAIGVRVSHFVTMHGFALNINTDLSYFNYINPCGFVDKGATSMQKELGKEMDEEKVKLLVFEKFSELVTGNTK; from the coding sequence ATGTTTATTGAATACAGGGACATTGGTAAAATAGGCTACAAGCCAGCTTGGGAATACCAGCAAGAACTTTTAGACAAATTAGTATCAATGCGCAAAGAGAATGATTACGCATCAAATCCTTTTGCTGGCTGGTTTTTAGCTGTGGAACATCCGCATGTATATACATTAGGCAAAAGTGGCAATGAGCAAAATATGTTATTAAACATTATGCAATTGCACGCAAAAAATGCTGAATTTGTGCACACAAACAGAGGCGGAGACATCACCTATCACGGACCCGGACAAATGGTTGGCTATCCAATAATAGATTTGGACAAATTGCATCTTTCCGTTAGAAAATATATTTTTTTAATGGAAGAATCAATTATATCCGCAATGTCGGCATACGGAATTAATTGCGAACGCATGGAAAACGCTACTGGAGTGTGGATAGATGCAAATATTAAAGGGAAAGCGCGCAAAATTTGTGCAATTGGAGTTAGAGTTTCACATTTTGTAACTATGCACGGATTTGCCCTAAACATAAACACAGATTTATCTTATTTTAATTATATAAATCCATGCGGCTTTGTTGATAAAGGCGCTACATCTATGCAAAAAGAACTTGGCAAAGAAATGGACGAAGAAAAAGTAAAACTGCTTGTTTTTGAAAAATTTTCGGAGCTAGTTACGGGGAATACTAAATAA